In Phreatobacter oligotrophus, the following are encoded in one genomic region:
- the murC gene encoding UDP-N-acetylmuramate--L-alanine ligase, with product MKLPRDIGPIHFIGIGGIGMSGIAEVLLNLGYKVQGSDAAEGYTIKRLKDRGATVSIGHAAENLGSAEVVVVSTAIKKDNPELVAARERRIPVVRRAEMLAELMRLKSCVAIAGTHGKTTTTSMVSTLLDAGGFDPTIVNGGIINALGTNARLGAGNWMVVEADESDGSFLKLPADVAIVTNIDPEHLDHYGNFDAVKAAFRSFIENLPFYGFGVMCIDHPVVQDMVGSIADRRVITYGENPQADVRLLDVDLSGGRCRFKVQFRDRTGAVVEEIDELVLPMPGRHNALNATAAIAVARELGMAGPQIRKALAGFGGVKRRFTRTGEWNGATIYDDYGHHPVEIAAVLKAARASTDKQVIAVVQPHRYTRLSSLFNEFCTCFNDADHVIVADVYAAGEQPIPGASRDDLVSGLKMRGHKSVMPMESPQRLASLVAGLAKPGDYVICLGAGTITQWAYALPGELEALARG from the coding sequence ATGAAACTGCCTCGCGACATCGGTCCCATCCATTTCATCGGCATCGGCGGCATCGGCATGTCCGGCATTGCCGAGGTCCTGCTCAACCTCGGCTACAAGGTCCAGGGCTCGGACGCCGCCGAGGGCTACACGATCAAGCGGTTGAAGGACCGCGGCGCGACCGTCTCCATCGGCCATGCCGCCGAGAACCTCGGCTCGGCCGAGGTCGTGGTCGTCTCCACCGCGATCAAGAAAGATAATCCCGAGCTGGTGGCCGCCCGCGAGCGCCGCATTCCGGTCGTCCGCCGCGCCGAGATGCTGGCCGAGCTGATGCGGCTGAAATCCTGCGTCGCCATCGCCGGCACCCATGGCAAGACGACCACCACCTCGATGGTCTCGACCCTGCTCGATGCCGGCGGCTTCGACCCGACCATCGTCAACGGCGGCATCATCAACGCACTCGGCACCAATGCCCGCCTCGGCGCGGGCAACTGGATGGTGGTCGAGGCCGACGAGAGCGACGGCTCCTTCCTGAAGCTCCCGGCCGATGTCGCCATCGTCACCAACATCGACCCCGAGCATCTCGACCATTACGGCAATTTCGACGCCGTGAAGGCCGCCTTCCGCTCCTTCATCGAGAACCTGCCCTTCTACGGCTTCGGCGTCATGTGCATCGACCATCCGGTCGTGCAGGACATGGTCGGCTCCATCGCCGACCGCCGGGTCATCACCTATGGCGAGAACCCGCAGGCTGACGTGCGCCTGCTCGACGTCGACCTCTCCGGCGGCCGCTGCCGCTTCAAGGTGCAGTTCCGCGACCGCACCGGCGCCGTGGTCGAGGAGATCGACGAGCTCGTCCTGCCCATGCCTGGCCGCCACAACGCCCTGAACGCCACCGCCGCCATCGCGGTTGCCCGCGAGCTCGGCATGGCCGGTCCGCAGATCCGCAAGGCGCTGGCCGGCTTCGGCGGCGTGAAGCGCCGCTTCACCCGCACCGGCGAGTGGAACGGGGCCACCATCTACGACGATTACGGCCACCATCCCGTGGAGATCGCGGCGGTGCTGAAGGCCGCCCGCGCCTCCACTGACAAACAGGTCATCGCCGTCGTCCAGCCGCATCGCTACACGCGGCTGTCCTCGCTCTTCAACGAGTTCTGCACCTGTTTCAACGACGCCGACCACGTCATCGTGGCCGATGTCTATGCCGCGGGCGAACAGCCCATTCCCGGCGCCTCGCGCGACGACCTCGTCTCGGGCCTGAAGATGCGTGGCCACAAGTCGGTCATGCCGATGGAGAGCCCGCAGCGGCTCGCCAGCCTCGTGGCGGGCCTCGCCAAGCCCGGCGACTACGTCATCTGCCTCGGCGCCGGCACCATCACCCAGTGGGCCTATGCCCTGCCGGGCGAGCTCGAAGCCCTGGCGCGAGGGTGA
- the murG gene encoding undecaprenyldiphospho-muramoylpentapeptide beta-N-acetylglucosaminyltransferase has translation MTQPLVLVCAGGTGGHLFPAEALSVALAARGCTVDLVTDERAEKYGRAFPARATHIVSSATIGSKNPLDLARAAWRLGGGYLSSRGLMRRLRPVAVVGFGGYPTLPPMFAATQVGVPTIIHDQNAVMGRANRQLSTRVTAIATSFPGVLDGNPTLAAKATFTGNPVRPMVIEAAATPYDAPRADGPFRLCVFGGSQGARVMSEIVPPALEQVDPALRARLTVVQQARAEDRAAVEAAYSRLGVMAEVAPFFVDLPARIAAAHLVIGRSGASTVAELSVIGRPSILVPLPHALDQDQLMNAATLASAGAATVVKQADFTPDWLAGELTRLLADPTPLAAAAAAARAQGHADAADRLADLVVKTAGLAA, from the coding sequence ATGACCCAGCCGCTCGTCCTCGTCTGCGCCGGCGGCACCGGCGGCCATCTCTTCCCGGCGGAGGCCCTCTCCGTGGCGCTCGCGGCGCGCGGCTGCACCGTCGACCTCGTCACCGACGAGCGCGCCGAGAAATATGGCCGCGCCTTCCCCGCCCGGGCGACGCATATCGTCTCGTCCGCGACGATCGGCTCGAAGAACCCGCTGGATCTTGCCCGCGCCGCCTGGCGCCTTGGCGGAGGCTACCTCTCGTCGCGCGGCCTGATGCGGCGCCTCAGGCCCGTCGCCGTGGTCGGCTTCGGCGGCTATCCGACCCTGCCGCCGATGTTCGCGGCAACCCAGGTCGGCGTGCCCACGATCATCCATGACCAGAACGCCGTGATGGGCCGCGCCAATCGCCAGCTCTCGACCCGGGTCACCGCCATCGCCACCTCGTTTCCCGGGGTGCTCGACGGCAACCCGACCCTTGCCGCCAAGGCGACCTTCACCGGCAATCCCGTCCGCCCGATGGTCATCGAGGCGGCCGCCACGCCCTATGACGCGCCGCGCGCCGATGGTCCCTTCCGCCTCTGCGTCTTCGGCGGCAGCCAGGGCGCCCGCGTCATGAGCGAGATCGTGCCGCCGGCCCTGGAACAGGTGGATCCGGCCCTGCGCGCCCGCCTGACCGTCGTCCAGCAGGCCCGCGCCGAAGACCGTGCAGCCGTCGAAGCCGCTTACTCCCGCCTCGGCGTCATGGCCGAGGTCGCCCCGTTCTTCGTCGACCTGCCGGCGCGGATCGCGGCCGCCCATCTCGTCATCGGCCGATCCGGCGCCTCCACCGTCGCCGAGCTCTCTGTGATCGGCCGGCCCTCCATTCTCGTGCCGTTGCCCCATGCGCTCGACCAGGACCAGCTGATGAACGCCGCGACGCTGGCCTCGGCGGGCGCGGCGACCGTGGTCAAGCAGGCGGACTTCACGCCCGACTGGCTCGCCGGGGAGCTGACGCGCCTCCTCGCCGATCCGACCCCGCTCGCCGCTGCGGCTGCCGCCGCCCGCGCCCAGGGCCATGCCGATGCCGCCGACCGCCTCGCCGATCTCGTGGTGAAGACCGCGGGGCTTGCGGCCTGA
- the ftsW gene encoding putative lipid II flippase FtsW — protein sequence MISRAERTTFGEWWWTVDRLLLSALFGLMLAGIVLSLAASPAVAHRIGLDTFHFVNRQVFFLIPATAVLIGTSFLSPYWIRRLAFVAFLGALVLVVATLFIGAEIKGARRWLNFAGIGLQPSEFLKPAFVVLAAWLFAESAKRPEMPANLLAMLLLGATVTPLVLQPDVGQTSLITAVWAALFFMAGMRWLWVFGLAGVGAAGIVGAYFTFPHVRRRIDKFMEPGTADTFQVDVALDAFQQGGWFGKGPGEGTVKRIIPDSHTDFIFAVAAEEFGAILCLVIIALFAFVVLRSLSHAYRDEDPFCRFAVAGLAMLFGLQSCINLMVNLHLIPPKGMTLPFVSYGGSSLIALAFGMGMLIALTRRRPRAETLAEVGHYQAGRA from the coding sequence ATGATCTCCAGGGCTGAACGCACCACCTTCGGCGAATGGTGGTGGACGGTCGACCGGCTGCTGCTTTCGGCCCTGTTCGGCCTGATGCTGGCCGGCATCGTGCTGTCGCTCGCCGCCTCGCCGGCGGTCGCCCACCGGATCGGGCTCGACACGTTCCACTTCGTCAACCGCCAGGTCTTCTTCCTGATCCCCGCCACGGCGGTGCTGATCGGCACCTCCTTCCTGTCGCCCTACTGGATCCGGCGCCTCGCCTTCGTCGCCTTCCTCGGCGCGCTGGTCCTGGTGGTCGCGACCCTCTTCATCGGCGCCGAGATCAAGGGCGCCCGCCGCTGGCTGAACTTCGCCGGCATCGGCCTGCAGCCCTCCGAGTTCCTCAAGCCCGCCTTCGTCGTCCTCGCCGCCTGGCTCTTCGCCGAGAGCGCCAAGCGCCCGGAAATGCCGGCGAACCTGCTTGCCATGCTGCTGCTCGGCGCCACCGTCACCCCGCTGGTGCTCCAGCCCGACGTCGGCCAGACCTCGCTGATCACCGCCGTCTGGGCGGCGCTGTTCTTCATGGCGGGGATGCGCTGGCTCTGGGTCTTCGGCCTCGCGGGTGTCGGCGCGGCCGGCATTGTCGGCGCCTATTTCACCTTCCCCCATGTTCGCCGCCGCATCGACAAGTTCATGGAGCCCGGCACCGCCGACACGTTCCAGGTCGACGTCGCGCTCGATGCCTTCCAGCAGGGCGGCTGGTTCGGCAAGGGCCCGGGCGAGGGCACGGTGAAGCGCATCATCCCCGACAGCCACACCGACTTCATCTTCGCCGTCGCGGCGGAGGAGTTCGGCGCCATCCTCTGCCTGGTCATCATCGCGCTCTTCGCCTTCGTGGTGCTGCGCTCGCTCTCCCATGCCTATCGCGACGAGGACCCGTTCTGTCGCTTCGCGGTCGCCGGCCTTGCCATGCTCTTCGGCCTGCAGAGCTGCATCAACCTGATGGTCAACCTCCACCTCATCCCGCCGAAGGGCATGACGCTGCCCTTCGTGTCCTATGGCGGCTCCTCGCTCATCGCGCTCGCCTTCGGGATGGGCATGCTCATCGCCCTGACGCGGCGGCGACCGAGGGCGGAGACGCTGGCCGAGGTCGGGCACTATCAGGCGGGCAGGGCCTGA
- a CDS encoding AbrB/MazE/SpoVT family DNA-binding domain-containing protein, with amino-acid sequence MRVSAEGQVTIPADIREKAGLRPDTEVTFVVEGSTVRIVPTQSPLPQRRGEQLIAHLRGRGDVNMTTDEIMALTRGE; translated from the coding sequence ATGCGTGTCAGCGCCGAGGGGCAGGTCACCATTCCTGCCGACATTCGCGAGAAGGCCGGGCTGCGGCCCGACACAGAGGTCACCTTCGTGGTGGAGGGTTCGACCGTTCGGATCGTGCCGACACAGTCTCCTCTCCCACAGAGACGGGGCGAGCAACTCATCGCCCATCTCCGCGGCCGCGGAGATGTGAACATGACGACCGACGAGATCATGGCCCTCACACGCGGTGAGTGA
- a CDS encoding type II toxin-antitoxin system VapC family toxin — MGGVLVDSNVLLDILTTDPRWYRWSAATLARLTGREKLVINPIIFAEVSQRFTRMGDADEALPSKVLEREEIPYEAAFLAGKAHLAYRRSGGQKTSPLPDFFIGAHASVSGYHLLTRDVRRYRTYFPTLPLIAPD, encoded by the coding sequence ATGGGCGGGGTCCTCGTTGACAGCAATGTCCTTCTCGACATCCTGACGACGGACCCGCGCTGGTACCGGTGGTCAGCCGCCACCCTTGCGCGCCTGACAGGGCGCGAGAAGCTGGTCATCAACCCGATCATCTTCGCCGAAGTGTCGCAGCGGTTCACCCGGATGGGAGACGCGGACGAAGCCTTGCCGTCGAAGGTGCTCGAGCGAGAAGAGATCCCGTATGAGGCGGCGTTCCTTGCGGGGAAAGCGCATCTCGCCTACCGGCGGAGCGGTGGCCAGAAGACATCGCCCTTGCCGGACTTCTTCATCGGCGCCCATGCAAGCGTTTCGGGATACCACTTGCTCACCCGTGATGTCCGGCGCTACCGGACCTACTTCCCGACACTGCCCCTTATCGCGCCGGACTGA
- the murD gene encoding UDP-N-acetylmuramoyl-L-alanine--D-glutamate ligase produces MIPVTTFRSASVAVFGLGGSGLATCAALREGGARVIAWDDNPASVDKAAAAGHETADLRTIDWSGVAALVLAPGVPLTHPAPHWSVGLAHAHGVEVLGDIELFCRERRATAPASPFVAITGTNGKSTTTALVTHILAATGRDPQMGGNIGTAVLSLAPPATGRTHVVECSSFQIDLAPSLDPSVGICLNVTPDHLDRHGTLDLYAGVKERLVAGVPVGGTVVCGIDDRHTQAMADRAERAGRRVLRISIRNPVADGLCLDGPDILRVAAGAVVKRFSLAGCGALRGTHNAQNAMAAYAACEALGLSHEAIVAAMLTFPGLAHRMEQVGRLGKVLFVNDSKATNADSAEKALAAFSDIYWIAGGTPKEGGIAPLAAYFPRIAKSYLIGKSAEDFAVTLGSHPHVVAGTLDKAVAMAAADAAAGGAAHPVVLLSPACASYDQFPNFEVRGKAFRDLVLAMPGVEKV; encoded by the coding sequence ATGATCCCGGTCACGACCTTCCGCAGCGCCTCGGTCGCGGTCTTCGGCCTCGGCGGATCGGGCCTTGCCACCTGCGCGGCGCTCCGCGAGGGCGGCGCCCGCGTCATCGCCTGGGACGACAATCCCGCCTCGGTCGACAAGGCCGCTGCCGCCGGCCACGAGACCGCCGACCTGCGCACCATCGACTGGTCCGGTGTCGCGGCGCTGGTCCTCGCCCCCGGCGTGCCGCTGACCCATCCCGCCCCGCACTGGAGCGTCGGCCTCGCCCATGCCCACGGCGTCGAGGTTCTCGGCGACATCGAGCTCTTCTGCCGCGAGCGGCGCGCCACCGCGCCAGCCTCACCCTTCGTCGCCATCACCGGCACGAACGGCAAGTCGACCACGACGGCGCTCGTCACCCACATCCTCGCGGCGACCGGCCGCGACCCGCAGATGGGCGGCAATATCGGCACGGCGGTTCTCTCTCTGGCGCCGCCTGCCACCGGTCGCACCCATGTCGTGGAGTGCTCGTCCTTCCAGATCGATCTTGCGCCCTCGCTCGACCCGTCCGTCGGCATCTGCCTCAACGTGACGCCGGATCATCTCGACCGCCACGGCACGCTCGACCTCTATGCCGGGGTGAAGGAGCGCCTCGTCGCCGGCGTGCCCGTGGGCGGCACCGTCGTCTGCGGCATCGACGACCGCCACACCCAGGCCATGGCCGACCGCGCCGAGCGGGCAGGGCGGCGCGTGCTGCGCATCTCCATCCGCAACCCCGTCGCCGACGGCCTCTGCCTCGACGGACCGGACATCCTCCGTGTGGCCGCCGGCGCGGTGGTGAAGCGCTTCTCGCTTGCCGGCTGCGGCGCGCTGCGCGGCACCCACAATGCCCAGAACGCCATGGCGGCCTATGCCGCCTGCGAGGCGCTCGGCCTGTCGCACGAGGCCATCGTCGCGGCCATGCTGACCTTCCCCGGCCTTGCCCACCGGATGGAGCAGGTCGGCCGGCTCGGCAAGGTGCTCTTCGTCAACGATTCCAAGGCGACCAACGCCGATTCCGCCGAGAAGGCGCTGGCTGCCTTCTCCGACATCTACTGGATCGCCGGCGGCACCCCGAAGGAGGGCGGCATCGCCCCGCTCGCGGCCTATTTCCCGCGCATCGCCAAGAGCTACCTCATTGGCAAGTCCGCCGAGGATTTCGCCGTGACGCTGGGGAGCCACCCCCATGTCGTCGCAGGCACGCTCGACAAGGCCGTCGCGATGGCCGCCGCCGATGCCGCGGCGGGCGGCGCCGCGCATCCGGTCGTGCTGCTCTCACCGGCCTGCGCCAGCTACGACCAGTTCCCGAACTTCGAGGTCCGCGGCAAGGCCTTCCGCGATCTCGTGCTGGCCATGCCGGGCGTGGAGAAGGTGTGA
- the mraY gene encoding phospho-N-acetylmuramoyl-pentapeptide-transferase, translated as MFAFLAEFAGVFSPLNLFRYITFRTGGAIVTALIFVFLFGPGLIQLLRLKQGKGQPIRADGPESHLAKKGTPTMGGLMILSGLVISTLLWANLKSPYVWILLFVLLGFGAIGFYDDYLKVTKQTHAGFSSKARLALEFLIAGLAVTAVMSVTREPLNTSVFFPFIKDLSVNIGYLMILFGAFVIVGSGNAVNLTDGLDGLAIVPVMIAAGTFGIIAYLSGNAFFANYLQITHVPGTGEIIVVIGALIGAGLGFLWFNAPPAQIFMGDTGSLALGGLIGTIAVAVKHEIVLLVVGGLFVLEAVSVIVQVVSFKLTGKRVFRMAPIHHHFEKKGWSEPQVVVRFWIIAFVLALAGLSTLKLR; from the coding sequence ATGTTCGCCTTCCTTGCCGAATTTGCCGGCGTCTTCTCGCCGCTCAACCTGTTCCGCTACATCACCTTTCGCACCGGCGGCGCCATCGTCACGGCGCTCATCTTCGTCTTCCTGTTCGGACCCGGGCTGATCCAGCTCCTGCGCCTCAAGCAGGGCAAGGGCCAGCCGATCCGCGCCGACGGCCCGGAAAGCCACCTCGCCAAGAAGGGCACGCCCACCATGGGCGGCCTCATGATCCTCTCGGGCCTCGTCATCTCGACCCTGCTATGGGCCAACCTGAAAAGCCCCTATGTCTGGATCCTGCTCTTCGTCCTGCTCGGCTTCGGCGCCATCGGCTTCTATGACGACTACCTGAAGGTGACGAAGCAGACCCATGCCGGCTTCTCCAGCAAGGCGCGCCTCGCTCTCGAATTCCTCATCGCCGGCCTTGCCGTCACGGCCGTCATGTCGGTGACCCGCGAGCCGCTGAACACCTCGGTCTTCTTCCCCTTCATCAAGGACCTGTCGGTCAATATCGGCTACCTGATGATCCTCTTCGGGGCCTTCGTCATCGTCGGGTCCGGCAATGCCGTGAACCTCACCGACGGCCTGGACGGCCTCGCCATCGTGCCGGTGATGATCGCGGCCGGCACCTTCGGCATCATTGCCTATCTCTCCGGCAATGCCTTCTTCGCCAATTACCTGCAGATCACCCACGTGCCGGGCACCGGCGAGATCATCGTCGTCATCGGCGCGTTGATCGGCGCGGGCCTCGGCTTCCTGTGGTTCAACGCGCCGCCGGCCCAGATCTTCATGGGCGACACCGGGTCGCTGGCGCTGGGTGGCCTCATCGGCACCATCGCTGTGGCGGTGAAGCACGAGATCGTGCTGCTGGTCGTCGGCGGCCTCTTCGTGCTGGAGGCCGTCTCGGTCATCGTCCAGGTCGTCTCGTTCAAGCTGACGGGGAAGCGCGTCTTCCGCATGGCGCCGATCCACCACCATTTCGAGAAGAAGGGCTGGTCGGAGCCGCAGGTCGTCGTGCGCTTCTGGATCATCGCCTTTGTGCTGGCACTCGCCGGCCTGTCGACCCTGAAGCTGCGGTGA
- a CDS encoding UDP-N-acetylmuramoylalanyl-D-glutamyl-2,6-diaminopimelate--D-alanyl-D-alanine ligase, whose protein sequence is MTQPPLWTTEALARAMGGRILGKPGPAIADISIDTRTLNAGEAYVAIKGLAHDGHAFAGAALAKGASVAVVSEDWAQSAPPGAYIAVADPLKALEKAGIVARARTAAKIVGITGSVGKTSTKETLARVLAREGRTHAPPKSFNNHIGVPLTLARMPAGAEFGVFEIGMNHAGEITPLTRMVRPDVAVITAIEAVHIENLGSIEAIADAKAEIFVGVEHGGVAVLPRDNRFYERLAKAARAAGIDTIVSFGEHEEADVRLMRIVLAAECSTVSARVMGTDVTYKFGAPGKHLAMNSLAVLAAAKLVGCDLALAALSLGETRAVAGRGEKSLRRLPSGSFTLLDESYNANPVSVRAAISVLAGAPKGPQGRRIVVLGDMLELGNDAERLHAELAEPIDKGNIDLVFCSGPMMRHLWDRLPSHRRAGYAPTAAELEPLVIRGLKPGDVVMVKGSRGSRMAPLVETLKATYEAVPAEDLQGAT, encoded by the coding sequence ATGACCCAGCCGCCCCTGTGGACCACCGAAGCCCTCGCCCGCGCCATGGGCGGCCGCATCCTCGGCAAGCCGGGCCCGGCCATCGCCGACATCTCCATCGACACCCGCACGCTGAATGCGGGCGAGGCCTATGTCGCCATCAAGGGCCTCGCCCATGACGGCCATGCCTTTGCTGGCGCGGCGCTGGCGAAGGGCGCGTCCGTCGCCGTGGTCTCCGAGGACTGGGCGCAGTCGGCCCCGCCCGGCGCCTATATCGCCGTCGCCGACCCTCTGAAGGCGCTGGAAAAGGCCGGCATCGTCGCCCGGGCCCGCACCGCCGCCAAGATCGTCGGCATCACCGGCTCGGTCGGCAAGACCTCGACCAAGGAGACGCTGGCCCGCGTCCTCGCCCGCGAGGGCCGCACCCACGCCCCGCCGAAGAGCTTCAACAACCATATCGGCGTGCCGCTGACCCTCGCCCGCATGCCGGCGGGCGCGGAATTCGGCGTCTTCGAGATCGGCATGAACCATGCCGGCGAGATCACCCCGCTCACCCGCATGGTCCGCCCGGACGTCGCGGTCATCACCGCCATCGAGGCCGTCCATATCGAGAACCTCGGCTCGATCGAGGCCATTGCCGACGCCAAGGCCGAGATCTTCGTCGGCGTCGAGCATGGCGGCGTCGCCGTCCTGCCGCGCGACAACCGCTTCTACGAGCGCCTCGCGAAGGCCGCCCGCGCCGCCGGCATCGACACCATCGTCTCCTTCGGCGAGCACGAGGAGGCCGATGTCCGCCTCATGCGCATCGTGCTGGCGGCGGAATGCTCCACCGTCTCCGCCCGCGTCATGGGCACCGACGTCACCTACAAGTTCGGCGCTCCCGGCAAGCACCTCGCCATGAACTCGCTCGCGGTCCTTGCCGCCGCCAAGCTGGTGGGCTGCGACCTGGCGCTGGCCGCCCTCAGCCTCGGCGAGACCCGTGCCGTGGCCGGCCGGGGCGAGAAGAGCCTGCGCCGGCTGCCGTCCGGCTCGTTCACGCTGCTGGACGAGAGCTACAACGCCAATCCCGTCTCGGTGCGCGCCGCCATCTCGGTGCTGGCCGGCGCGCCGAAGGGCCCGCAGGGGCGCCGCATCGTCGTGCTCGGCGATATGCTGGAACTCGGCAATGATGCCGAGCGGCTCCATGCCGAACTCGCCGAGCCCATCGACAAGGGCAACATCGACCTCGTCTTCTGCTCCGGCCCGATGATGCGCCATCTCTGGGACCGCCTGCCCTCCCATCGCCGCGCCGGCTATGCGCCGACGGCGGCCGAACTGGAGCCGCTGGTGATCCGCGGCCTCAAGCCCGGCGACGTGGTGATGGTGAAGGGCTCGCGCGGCAGCCGCATGGCGCCGCTTGTCGAGACGCTCAAGGCCACCTACGAGGCGGTGCCGGCCGAGGACCTGCAGGGCGCGACCTGA
- a CDS encoding UDP-N-acetylmuramoyl-L-alanyl-D-glutamate--2,6-diaminopimelate ligase, which produces MTLKDLLADEAPGNGAAAPVTGVTADSRAVAKGSLFFALKGEKTDGMAYAEAAARAGAAAIVTDSPAAPASIGDVPVVCVANARRTLALAASRFHPRQPGTIAAVTGTSGKTSVAAFVRQIFAFDGHPSASIGTVGVVRPSGKVYGGLTTPDPVTLHQTLDTLAGEGVTHVAFEASSHGLDQHRLDGVRIQAAGFTNLSRDHLDYHKTFEAYRTAKLRLFTDLLPPDGTAVVVAGPEGDHFAAAARARGQRLLMVGRDRAFGETGIAILSETIKGASQRVKLRAFGRDSEVLIPLLGRFQVENALVAAGLAVGCGTDPDKALAALETLEGAKGRLEFVGAKDGAPVVVDYAHKPGALETVLEAARPFAARKLVVVVGCGGDRDPGKRPMMGRIAVDKADRVIITDDNPRSEDPAAIRAQVLADAPGAEEIGDRAEAIRAAVRDLQPGDLLVIAGKGHETGQIVGSVTLPFSDHEVALAAIRDFSSDRSAKGPSA; this is translated from the coding sequence CTGACCCTCAAGGACCTGCTTGCCGACGAGGCGCCCGGCAATGGCGCGGCAGCCCCCGTCACCGGCGTCACCGCCGACAGCCGGGCCGTGGCGAAGGGCAGCCTGTTCTTTGCCCTGAAAGGCGAGAAGACCGACGGCATGGCCTATGCCGAGGCCGCGGCCCGCGCCGGCGCCGCCGCCATCGTCACCGATTCGCCCGCCGCGCCCGCCTCCATCGGCGATGTGCCGGTGGTGTGCGTCGCCAATGCCCGCCGGACGCTGGCTCTGGCGGCGAGCCGCTTCCATCCGCGCCAGCCCGGCACCATCGCCGCCGTCACCGGTACCTCCGGCAAGACGTCGGTTGCGGCCTTCGTTCGCCAGATCTTCGCCTTCGACGGCCATCCGAGCGCTTCCATCGGCACGGTCGGCGTGGTGCGCCCCTCCGGCAAGGTCTATGGCGGCCTGACGACGCCCGACCCGGTGACCCTGCACCAGACCCTCGACACGCTGGCGGGGGAGGGCGTCACCCACGTCGCCTTCGAGGCCTCGTCCCACGGCCTCGATCAGCACCGGCTCGACGGCGTGCGCATCCAGGCTGCCGGCTTCACCAACCTTTCCCGCGACCATCTCGACTATCACAAGACCTTCGAGGCCTATCGAACCGCGAAGCTGCGGCTCTTCACCGACCTCCTGCCGCCTGACGGCACGGCGGTGGTTGTCGCCGGCCCGGAGGGCGACCATTTCGCCGCTGCGGCCCGCGCGCGCGGCCAGCGCCTCCTGATGGTCGGGCGCGACAGGGCCTTCGGTGAGACCGGCATCGCCATCCTCTCCGAGACGATCAAGGGGGCTTCCCAGCGCGTGAAGCTGCGCGCCTTCGGCCGTGACAGCGAGGTGCTGATCCCGCTGCTCGGCCGCTTCCAGGTGGAGAACGCCCTCGTGGCCGCGGGCCTCGCGGTCGGCTGCGGCACCGATCCCGACAAGGCGCTCGCCGCGCTGGAGACGCTGGAAGGCGCGAAGGGCCGGCTCGAATTCGTCGGCGCCAAGGACGGCGCACCGGTGGTCGTCGACTATGCCCACAAGCCCGGCGCCCTGGAGACGGTGCTTGAGGCCGCACGGCCCTTTGCGGCCCGTAAGCTCGTCGTCGTCGTCGGCTGCGGCGGCGACCGTGATCCCGGCAAGCGGCCGATGATGGGCCGAATTGCCGTGGACAAGGCCGACCGCGTCATCATCACCGACGACAATCCCCGCTCCGAGGACCCGGCCGCTATCCGTGCCCAGGTCCTCGCCGACGCGCCTGGCGCCGAGGAGATCGGCGACCGCGCCGAGGCCATCCGCGCCGCCGTGCGCGACCTTCAGCCCGGCGACCTCCTGGTCATCGCCGGCAAGGGCCACGAGACCGGCCAGATCGTCGGCTCCGTGACGTTGCCATTCTCCGACCACGAGGTCGCCCTTGCGGCGATCCGTGACTTCTCGTCCGACCGTTCCGCGAAAGGCCCGTCCGCATGA